From Lycium ferocissimum isolate CSIRO_LF1 chromosome 12, AGI_CSIRO_Lferr_CH_V1, whole genome shotgun sequence, one genomic window encodes:
- the LOC132040318 gene encoding probable sulfate transporter 3.4, translating to MGLNSTRVEDLSGHACSETFVTFEESEQHRTELRILNHEPLEVHRVCLPPHKTTLQKLKQRLLEVFFPDDPLHKFKNQTCLMKFVLGLQFFFPVFEWGPQYNLKLLRADIISGLTIASLAIPQGISYAKLANLPPIVGLYSSFVPPLIYSVLGSSRHLAVGPVSIASLVMGTMLSEAVSYTEEPVLYLQLAFTATLFAGLFQASLGFFRLGFIIDFLSKATLVGFMAGAAVIVSLQQLKGLLGMVHFTNQMQIVPVLASVFKHKDEWSWQTIVMGVSFLVFLLTTRQISTRNPKFFWLSAASPLASVIISTLVVSILKSKAHGIQTIGHLQKGLNPPSMNMLTLSGPYLPLAIKTGIVSGILALTEGIAVGRTFAALKNYQVDGNKEMMAIGLMNMAGCCSSCYVTTGSFSRSAVNYNAGAQTVVSNIIMATAVLITLLFLMPLFYYTPIVILAAIIITAVIGLIDYQAAFRLWKVDKFDFLACLCSFFGVLFISVPLGLAIAVGVSVFKILLHVTRPNINVLGKIPGTQVYQNLNRYKTADRIPSFLILAVEAPIYFANSTYLQERILRWIREEEERIAANKETAIKCVIIDMTAVSTIDSSGIDTICELRRTLHKRSLKLVLANPGGNVMEKLHESGALEGFGLNGIYLTVSEAVTDISSLWKNEPELSV from the exons ATGGGACTAAATTCAACCAGAGTGGAAGATTTATCAGGCCATGCATGCAGTGAGACATTTGTtacttttgaagagtccgaaCAACACCGTACAGAATTACGAATATTGAATCATGAACCACTTGAAGTGCACAGAGTTTGCTTGCCACCACACAAAACAACACTTCAAAAACTAAAGCAAAGGCTGTTGGAAGTATTTTTCCCAGATGATCCACTTCATAAGTTCAAGAACCAAACATGTTTGATGAAGTTTGTTTTAGGTCTTCAGTTTTTCTTTCCTGTTTTTGAGTGGGGCCCTCAGTATAATCTCAAGCTATTAAGGGCTGATATCATCTCTGGACTCACCATTGCTAGTCTTGCTATCCCACAGGGAATTAGCTATGCTAAACTTGCTAATTTGCCACCTATTGTTGGCCTAT ATTCAAGCTTTGTGCCACCATTGATTTATTCAGTTTTGGGGAGTTCGAGACACTTAGCAGTTGGTCCAGTCTCAATTGCATCACTTGTAATGGGCACAATGTTGAGTGAAGCTGTTTCTTACACTGAAGAGCCAGTTCTTTACCTTCAGTTGGCTTTTACAGCTACCCTTTTTGCTGGACTATTTCAGGCTTCACTCGGATTTTTCAG GTTAGGATTTATCATTGATTTTCTGTCAAAGGCGACTTTAGTTGGGTTCATGGCTGGTGCAGCAGTGATAGTTTCATTGCAACAACTGAAAGGGTTGCTAGGAATGGTCCACTTCACAAATCAGATGCAAATAGTTCCTGTATTGGCTTCCGTTTTCAAACACAAAGATGAA TGGTCTTGGCAAACCATTGTTATGGGCGTTTCTTTCCTGGTCTTCCTGCTAACAACAAGGCAAATA AGCACAAGGAATCCAAAATTTTTCTGGCTTTCAGCAGCGTCTCCATTGGCCTCGGTTATTATCTCAACTCTCGTAGTCTCCATCCTTAAGTCGAAAGCTCATGGGATTCAAACT ATCGGACACCTGCAAAAGGGTCTAAATCCACCCTCAATGAACATGTTAACTCTGAGTGGCCCTTATCTGCCTCTTGCCATCAAAACTGGCATTGTATCAGGAATCTTGGCGCTCACA GAAGGGATTGCAGTAGGAAGGACATTTGCTGCTTTGAAGAATTACCAAGTTGATGGAAACAAAGAAATGATGGCTATTGGACTAATGAACATGGCTGGATGTTGTTCATCCTGCTATGTTACAACAG GATCATTTTCTCGATCAGCAGTAAACTACAATGCTGGGGCACAAACGGTCGTTTCAAACATAATAATGGCAACAGCTGTGCTAATCACCCTATTGTTTCTAATGCCACTGTTCTATTACACCCCCATCGTCATCTTGGCAGCAATCATCATAACAGCAGTGATTGGCCTAATCGATTATCAAGCTGCATTCCGTCTATGGAAAGTTGACAAGTTCGATTTCCTGGCTTGCTTATGTTCGTTTTTTGGTGTTCTTTTCATCTCAGTACCTCTCGGCCTCGCCATTGCA GTTGGAGTTTCGGTTTTTAAGATCCTGTTGCATGTTACAAGGCCAAATATTAATGTCTTGGGAAAAATTCCGGGAACTCAAGTATATCAAAACTTGAACAGATACAAAACAGCTGATAGAATTCCTTCTTTCCTGATCCTAGCTGTAGAAGCTCCTATCTACTTTGCAAATTCTACCTACTTACAAGAAAG GATATTGAGATGGATCCGCGAAGAGGAAGAGAGGATAGCAGCCAACAAAGAAACTGCAATCAAATGTGTAATTATCGACATGACAG CTGTATCAACCATAGATTCAAGTGGAATCGACACTATATGTGAACTCAGAAGGACGCTGCATAAACGATCTCTTAAG CTTGTGCTGGCAAATCCGGGTGGGAATGTTATGGAAAAGTTGCATGAATCTGGTGCTCTTGAGGGCTTTGGATTAAATGGAATATATCTAACTGTTTCTGAAGCAGTGACTGATATCTCATCTTTGTGGAAGAATGAACCTGAATTGTCAGTATAA